TCTTGAATGGGACCTGAGACTTTTCAAAGTCTTTTTCCACCAGTTCGTCTGTTTTTGATTCAATTTTCTTTTGTGATTCTGGTTGTTTAGTTGCTCTGGCCTCAGCCAGACTCAGTTCAGGTTGCGTGGGTTTTGCAGCTTCTGTTTGATCTGTGCTGGTGTGAGGGATGGGTTTCAGTGTCGGTTCTGAATTGTTTTTCAACTGACCAAGTTTTTTCAGGATCTTTACAGCAGGACCGCCTTTGACTTCTAAGTCCAGAAAATCCTGGTTGTTGAAGCAAACAAGACAATCTCCAGACACATCTTCTTCATGGAGCCGTTCTGCGTATTTGCTATATATGTTGACATGCTGCAGTAACCACTGCTTCACTTGCTGCTTTGTCCAGTTTTCCACATATGCTGGGATCTGTGACTCATGTTGTGATCCTTTTTTCAGACTTTCTAGATAAGATGTGATTTTTACAGCAGGACCATGCTTTATACCTAATCCCAATATATCTGTCTTTTCAAGCTCAACTAAAATGTCTCCAGACACTTCCTCTTCACAGAATTTGACTGCACAAGTCTCTTGAACTTTGACCTCTGTCATCAGCCACAACTGGACATCTTTCTCGGTCCATTTTTCAATGGGCTGAGAGGGTGGctttgttgttgtcattttggATCAACTGAAAATTAAACAGTTAagtaaaagattaaaataatGAAAGGACAGTAAGTACATAGtc
The Perca fluviatilis chromosome 9, GENO_Pfluv_1.0, whole genome shotgun sequence genome window above contains:
- the LOC120565603 gene encoding sterile alpha motif domain-containing protein 9-like (The sequence of the model RefSeq protein was modified relative to this genomic sequence to represent the inferred CDS: added 113 bases not found in genome assembly), translated to MTTTKPPSQPIEKWTEKDVQLWLMTEVKVQETCAVKFCEEEVSGDILVELEKTDILGLGIKHGPAVKITSYLESLKKGSQHESQIPAYVENWTKQQVKQWLLQHVNIYSKYAERLHEEDVSGDCLVCFNNQDFLDLEVKGGPAVKILKKLGQLKNNSEPTLKPIPHTSTDQTEAAKPTQPELSLAEARATKQPESQKKIESKTDELVEKVSFEFEKSQVPFKKASEKEEIHQPKPKDYGARRKETTRTTVLPDVPKITVEIQKTLDNLLKDDLKRFHFHEYTKSTNNMIPKGKLEGKDTMDTAKLMTEHYGEKEALRITIDILRNIDQRELALQLEKGWCENIYDENSPEFNDFRIRVEEEFYRGGKVKWWNFYFCDKDKDKPFVKRDKLWW